The following are encoded together in the Deinococcus soli (ex Cha et al. 2016) genome:
- a CDS encoding DUF2239 family protein → METEATFTTFEGPTRRLTAPLAATLTLLHAGPRAGLLTFDDRTGRSADFDLSGTLDEVLARHLPPEPRSGPGRPKLGVVSREVSLLPRDWEWLERQRGGASAALRRLIDEARRADPDGERRAQAQAAADRFLGAVGGDLPGFEAATRALYAGQRAAFEDALAAWPPDVRTHALYLAAPALEAQ, encoded by the coding sequence ATGGAAACCGAAGCGACCTTCACCACCTTCGAGGGACCCACCCGCCGCCTGACCGCGCCCCTCGCCGCCACCCTCACCCTGCTGCACGCCGGGCCGCGCGCGGGCCTGCTGACCTTCGACGACCGCACCGGCCGGAGCGCGGACTTCGACCTGAGTGGCACCCTGGACGAGGTGCTGGCCCGTCACCTGCCACCCGAGCCGCGCAGTGGCCCGGGCCGCCCAAAACTGGGCGTCGTGTCCCGGGAAGTCTCGCTGCTGCCCCGGGACTGGGAGTGGCTGGAACGCCAGCGCGGCGGGGCGTCCGCCGCGCTGCGCCGCCTGATCGACGAGGCCAGAAGGGCCGATCCGGATGGCGAACGCCGCGCGCAGGCCCAGGCGGCCGCCGACCGTTTCCTGGGCGCGGTGGGCGGGGACCTGCCGGGCTTCGAGGCCGCCACCCGCGCCCTGTACGCCGGGCAGCGCGCCGCCTTCGAGGACGCGCTGGCCGCGTGGCCGCCGGATGTCCGCACGCACGCCCTGTACCTCGCCGCGCCCGCCCTGGAGGCGCAATGA
- a CDS encoding GIY-YIG nuclease family protein, translating to MKHTPRPGIYRVRHTASGRSLIGGSVDAPAYLNRVRFELQLGSHRTPALQRDWTQDGPDAFTFEVLDDLKPGPAGRVSPDDLKELLSLWQEKLNWSPTQEY from the coding sequence ATGAAGCACACGCCCCGCCCTGGCATCTACCGCGTGCGGCACACCGCGTCGGGCCGCAGCCTGATCGGCGGCAGCGTGGACGCCCCCGCGTACCTGAACCGGGTCCGCTTCGAGTTACAGCTGGGGTCGCACCGCACGCCCGCCCTTCAGCGAGACTGGACGCAGGACGGCCCGGACGCCTTCACGTTCGAGGTGCTGGATGACCTGAAGCCCGGTCCGGCGGGTCGGGTGTCGCCGGACGACCTGAAGGAGTTGCTCTCGTTATGGCAGGAGAAACTGAACTGGTCCCCCACGCAGGAGTACTGA